In Cryptomeria japonica chromosome 1, Sugi_1.0, whole genome shotgun sequence, the sequence TATAAATTCCAATTGACCATAAAGCGcaattaacataaaaaaaaatgttagCCAGAAAACCAAGTCAAAGTTGCCTTGCTAATTGCATCCATACGTTAAAAACATTGCAATGAAGCAATCGTTGCAATAGGCAAATAGGAAAGGGAACACTAAGTCACCGTCGATTCAACTCGAGGATTTAAATAGATAATATGGCAAGAGTCCTTTTGAACAATTCTAATTCAAGTGATTTCATTTCCAAAGGAGCATTTCCATGTAAATCAGATTGGCAAATGTTTTGTCTATGATTACCACATTTTACCACTACTTCATGCTTTTCTTCTGTCATTTTTTTAGACTGGGTAGTTTTTTTCTAACAGAATATTTTAGTATACAAGTGTGACGATTTCTGAATTCCTCCCCTCTAACCAACCACTGAATAAAAAGAATCTTCTGTTTTCTTTTCAACTAGGGGATCCGTTCACCCATAGAAATCTACAAAAGAAAATAAGCACCAATCATGCCCATTATTGACACACATTTAAAACTGTCATATATTTATCGATAGTAACATTCAATGTAACATTGTGGTAGCTACCGTCTCTCAAAACCAGTAGTGGTCAGATATGTTTACACAATGTCACTAATGTTTCATACATATGTTGATAACTTTCAACATGTAAACACTGAATATAACTTTGAGGCCACTCCCGTCTCTCAAAATCAGGCTAGTGGCAATATATATGTGTTCACGATATAACTGGTGTTTCACACGTGTTAGTTAATAACTTTCAACATGTAAACTATTTTATGTTTAGAGTATCAGGTGCAGGCTTCTTGCAGAACAGCAAATCATATAAAAATAGGTGGTCGTTAAGATGAATGCCTTTATCACTTGCATATACATCCTTAGAGATTTGTGGTCCTGTTACAGTATTTTTATGCTGTCTCTCAGTATTGAGATATTGAAGCTCTTTGTGCTGTATCTTTAACTACGGCCTTGATTAGTGGATTGAGATAAAGAACATCATCAGATCAGCAGAAATTGAAGAATGTACTTTAATATAAATTCTAAATGAATGTAAATCCCAAATAACAGCCAACAAATGTTAAGCCAGCAAACCAAGTTAATGTTGACTCGGTAATTGCATTCATACATTTCTTGAAACATTGAAGTCAAGTGATCATTGCAATACACAGGGGAACACCAAGTCACAGACAAATGCAACTCAAATGGATTTGAATAAATAATAAGAAAAGTGTCCTTATGAATCATTTAAGTGATTATACATTTGAGTAACTCCACCTAAAATGGGTGCAAAAATGCATTAATTTGGTACAgaatttgcaaatatttttgtcAACAAAAACCACATTTTGCCACTACTTCACACTTTCTTCTGCCTGTTTCAGACTAACTAGCTCTTTTTTAACAGTATATTGAACTATGCAAGTGTGCCAATTTATCAATTCCTGCCATCTGGCCAACATTATATTTAATGGCAAACAAGAATCTTCAGTTTTCTTTTCAATTAGGAGATCCATTTCCCACAATAACCTACAAAAGAAAATAAACACCAATTACAACCATTACTGatacatttaaaattttaaaattaatatggATACAGCCAACCTGGAGAAGGAGATCAACTATCTCAATTCCAGAGAGATGAACTTTTATCACTAGAAACACTAAATATAATTTTATGGTAGCTGTCATCTCTCAAAACCAGACTAGTGGTAGGATATATTTTGAGAATATATTTAATGTCAACTATCTCAATTCCAGAGAGATGAACTTTTATCACTAGAAACACTAAATATAATTTTATGGCAGCTGTCATCTCTCAAAACCAGACTAGTGGTAGGATATATTTTGAGAATATATTTAATGTTTTCACTGATGATAGTTGTAAATAACTTTCAACATGTGTTTAATGTTTTGAGTATAGGGCCTGTTGAtctgttttttatgcactatgcaacacggAATAAAAtattaagtattctatcctctcttgaacaaaatcctcccaagtgctaaactgcgtgatcaaatgagatgactccaaggttccgaatgtcaggtcttgacgtgctcttggatagactcagtgtgTATGATGtaatattgctggaatcacaaggggacttacattgaatctTGAATGTTGCTGGAACGTGGAATTTCACTTAACTTGAAAAATAGCAAAAGGATAAAGGGTTGAGAAAGTTagtctaatcctaagaatgcaagagcgatgggcaatctttggtgaaacttaactgactttgctttgccatgcaaagcaacaacttcaCAAAGTTTAGTGCAATCTCCTAAAGTAAGCGTATGTTGTTCAAATCACTACCAcggacatagacaccatcaagacaATGCATATCAATATAGAAGCAGGAATTGAAATTAAGCTTAGATAAATGAGTTCAGTTGACTACACAAGATATTTCACAATCAATGaaatactagtagtatgaacaTAGGGACTTCACCATCAATCATGCACAAAGATCTTTTATCATCATCTAACATGAGGATCGAACCAAAAACCATGCAATTATGTAGAAGAAACAAAACAttccaccatattttcaatgaaaaggaAGCTTTATTGACAAGtgtggcaacaatttctgccttctcctcctactctactactAACTGCCAACTACTATCTGCTACCTTTTACTAACTATCGACTATTCCTTTTACAAACgaagaagtggagccttatatagtgctctcattacaatgaGCGGCTCAAATtaattcacaatcaatggccaagatcgaaagatagaaaccctaattaggttacACCCATTACAATTCATTTAATGCTTGACTATGACAAAATTACATTGAGTGGGACACATGTCCTTCATTGACTTATTCACCAATAGATGATGAGGGTAGGTATATCAACGtttgtgcccacatgtggtagttatctgcctcgttggatgagtcaagtgcaCCGAACTTGGACACCTTATCTTGAAATGATGTGATTGAATAGGTGATGACTAGGCACCACCTCAACTTGCAcaccttgtaactcatcacaagttgaaGGTGATTgatgcatatctcttgatactcaacattatcaagTGCCTACAGTGAAGAATGGGATGATGCTGGGAGATACTCCCAAATTGCATAATCTGCATAACTTGATCACCTTCGCCCTGGAGCTTCCATCTCCGATTACTCTTGCTATACTGGCAACTattcttggatttccaaaggaaattcaatATTGTGAAAATTTTCTTCCTTTAGCACGTGCATTCCCATGCTTGCACTTGCATTTATCTCCATTCTATACTTTCTTCATCTTAACCTCTCACCTATTGCAATCACCTTGAATGTACGGATCTTGTCCTTAGCATTTCTTCTTCTTGCATGATTCGATCTCCTTGTCATGATGCTTGAGTCCTTGTTGATTTGTCTTGCATCTCTTGGTGTTGATGTCTTTGACATTGATCCTCAAACTCATAGATCTTGATGAAATGAAGTGCATCACTTTATTTAACTCCTCTCCGTGTAGCGGGATCCTTGATCTCATTATCCCTTGTATGAGTGCTGCCTTTCTTTGTAATGGAAGTTCTCCTATCTGCTGCCTTGCATGAGCTTCAGACTTGGAGTACTGCATTGTCTTGAATGGTGTGATCTTGATGTTGTAAGTGAGCTGATGAACCTTCACCTTTCCTTTCCATATGCTTTGCCAGCTTAAGCATGTTGCTCTGATCTCCTTCCAGTTAAACCtgcctgcaaaacaaacaagggaAGCATCAAATCTGATATAGACAGGTTTCTCAGATCTCTTAATCTGAAACGCATTCTAAGTGTTTTAATCTTCTGATTTGGTGCCTGATTCTGACTTTAGCTTCTAATTTGGACTTGTTTCAAGATCTGATTCATGTCTGATTTTACTCTATTTCAGGTCTGAGACTTCACCTTTTGTGTCTGATTTTGAGTTGAATTGCTGATTTGAACTACTTCAGCTCTTAGGCGTGGATTTAGGCATCAAATGGAAGTCACCCAAAGATTGATCAAGGATTTGGAATACCACAGGTAGCTGATGTGAAGGCAGGTCGGAGATCTTACCATTAACTGGAAGTTCAGACTTTCCAAGGGTCACTGACAATGGCAAAAGAAAATTGGACTTTTGGAGGAGCACTGGCTGGAAATGGTCAGACTTTTGATAGGCACTGACAGTGCTTGCAATAAGTTCAGGTTTTTGTATGAGCATTGACAGTGGCTTGCTTGTGTTCGCAGCCCTTATATGGAAGTGAAAGCTTCCAATCTCTATTTCATCCATGCCCTCAAACTTGGCTGATCATtcacttgatttctccttcatCTTATTTGACATATTGaattcatcatcctttgtcaatccTTATAGACTCCACCTTAGAAATTATCATCTCTAACCTTGGGCAGGAATTTGAGTGTCTTTGACAATAACATGTAGCAAGTCGGAACTTTGATATGTCACTGACAGTGATGCCAAGCTGATCGGAGTTTTGAAGAGGCATTGACTGGAAGTGGTCGGGCTTTTAGGAGGTCATTGACTGGAAATGGTTGGAATTTTGGGGGGTCATTGACTGGAAATGGTCGGACTTTTGGGGAGCACTGACTGGAAATGGTCAGGGATTTGGATGGGCACTGACTGGAAATGGTCAGCGATTTAGCGGGTCACCGACTGTGACCCAAAGGTGTCAACTTCACTTGTTCCATTAGCTGGTTTAAAGCATTTCAAGTCTTTGCTAgaagatttcacctaagtcattcATCCCTACCCACAAAACATCAAGCATTTACCTCAATCAATGTTCATCTTGCCAAGTATAAGACTTCTGCACCTTGATTGTGCTTTTGAAGGGTCACAGCAAATGCTTTCAAGGTGGTCAGACTTTTGAGACCCAGCTAGCTGGGTATAAGGCAGGTCGTTGGATGAGCACTGACTGGAAGTGGTCAGACTTTTCATAGGGCACTGACAGTGGTCAGGCTTTTCACCCCTCATTGACAGTGACTCAAAGATACCTATTTTACTTGCTCAATCACCTCAATCTCTTCAAACATCAAGCAATCACCTCTCCGACTCTAAGGGTCCTTCATCATCAACCAAGCCTCCACAGTTGTTAGGCCTTCATCCTGATTGACTTGCATCTAACCTCTCAGTTCCTATGACTCAACACTTGCACTCATTGTTTCCatctatgatgatgatgatcaaatgaaatgatcatcataTCGTTCATTGTCAAGCCTTGAGAGTTACCTAACCTCAATTCCACCCAAAGAGACAGACATGACTCGATCACCCCTTGATAACCTGAGACAATGCACTTCCCACAAGTGAAAGGTTAATAGCTAAAGATGCTACAACTAACCTAGAATGCAGAAAAAagtgagggtccccatttgcaaaggggtgatgtgtgaaaacgtcacaacaaggccCAGACTTCTTGAAGCATAGCAAATTAGATTTCTTAATAAAAATTTGGCAGTTACAAAGATGAGTGACTTTATCAGTCGTCTGTGCCTTCTAAGGAAATTTGTAATCCTACAACTATTTAGAATTTATTTTATGTTGTCTCTCACTATAGAAATTTTATAGTTCTTTGTGTTGTATAATCAGGCACAACATTGATTAGTATAATTCCCTTCATCCAAATAAAGAACACATTAAGATTAGCAGACAGTGAAGAAGATAGTTACAATCTAAAGTCCAAAATCAATGTAAATCCCAACTAGCATCTAAATCAGTTTTTTCAAATGTTAGCCATAAACCAAGTTAATGTTGATTTGGCATTGCATTCATACAATTTCTTCAAAATCAGATGTTAGAACCAAATGCTTGTACATTTGAGTCCACACCAAAGACCTTCAGTAAGGAACTAATTTTTAAGGACTTTGTACAGTACCAGCACGAATAAGGAATGTATGCAGAGCATGAGATTAGAACTCACAAATTATTGCAGTCAAGTAATCATTGCAAGAATGTGGTGTTAATTTTCATATAAAAATATAAGTGCAAAGTTAAGCATTTCAATCAAAGAGCTTATTAAGATACAACACTGCATAAGTTTAAAACATCAAGAATGATCTATAGAGTACTGTATTATGTGGCAAAAATGCACATCCCGATTAGGATAAAATCCAATTTTGGAAATGTTAAATTACAAGTATTGATCATGTTGACCACATTCAGAATAAACTCAACAAATACACAATTGCAGAGACCCAGTGCTCTGATAGGCTTCTGAAAATATTACAATCTCCTATAATTATTGCAATAAACTTAATTCTGCAAATAACTCCCCTGTCAAGCCCTAAATCTACAGAGCATAACTCAGCCAAACCCTAGATGAGCTCAATTGTTATATACCAAATCATAATTCTACAAAAATCCTCCACATCAAATTCTAGTTCTGCAGAACTAGTACCTTGACAGGCCGTGATTTGCATTCGTCAAGTCAGCAATTGTATAACATGGCTACATACAACGTGCAGAAATTCTGCCCTATCAAATCTTAAATATACTTAACTATTAACCTGACAATCCCTAATTCATTAAAACAGTTAGCATTTGAAATGAAAGTTTCCACTATTGTTACACTGATAAACCCTGGCACCCGGACAACTTTTAGCCTGTACAAATTTCAACTTGCACGATGAACATCTTCCAAACCTTACCATGCCCAACTCAAACTCTTTGCCTGCCAGACAATGAGCCCACAAATATTTTAGCCTGCCAACACCCCATATTCCAGACAATTGACACATGTCAAGCTCTAACTCTGCCCAACCGTTGTATACCGAAAGCCAAACCCTAGATCTGCAAAATTATTAGCGGTCTAATCCTAAACCTATAGAACTGTGGTCATAACAACCCCTAACTATCCGGAGTTATTATCCTTCAACTAATAATACGCAATTGCTGCCTGACAAGTCCTAAATGCAGAGAATTGTTACATTTCCAGTCCTAAATTCGTACAAGTGTGAGCATATCAAATCCTCACAGCACAGAACTGGTCTCTATCAATGGCATACTAGATAATCTTCAAAACCACAATTCTGCGTGATATGTGTCCGGTCAAATCTTAGTTCAGCCTAATTATTAACATGTCAAACTCGCACGATTTTAGCATCGAAACCCTAAGTCGACACAACTGTCGCATAGCAACCATCTATCAAACCATAAAATTGAAAAACTCCCCTAAAATTGAATCTCTCTAACACTAAAAGACTCTAAAATTGAACAATTCACCTTAAATTAGAACACTTCTAAcctaaaaacccaaaatttgcAGACCAAAGTACGCTTACAGTGATCAATCGTCATCCCCGCTTTCATCGCTGAAGTAATTCTTGCCCTTGTTCGCTCTGCTACCGCTCTTTCCTGCATGAGGCGCTCGAGTCGTCCCTGGGTCTCTTTCATTTAACCCTCTTGTGTCCACGACAGACGCCCAATTATCATCCTCAAACTGTGGTTCGTCCTCGTCTTCTTCATCCCTAAAGCCTCTCTCCTTGTTAGCACCACTGACTCCGCCACGCCTTTTCTTGGGCTCAGGCCTGTCCCTTTTCCCGAGCAGGTTCTTGGGGCACTCGTAAGATAAATGCCCAGGCTCCCCGCATTCGTAGCACCTACTCTTGTCCTTGTAAACCCTACGCTTGATAAATTCTGTGGCCCGGCCATTATCTGATGCAATGGAGACCCTGAGCTTGCGCTTGTTAAGAAGTTTACCGTCCATTTCTTTGACGGCCTTCTGGGCGTCGGCTTGGGCAGTGAAGAGTACGAAGGCAACGCCCTTGCTCTGCCTCGAATGACGGTCCTTCATGACAGTCACCTTGCCCACCTTGCCGAATGTGCTGAAAATTGTAAAAATGTCATTGTTGGTAAGAGAGTAATCTAAATTACCCACGTAGACGGTGGATTTGGAGGGCACCAGACCACCGCTCCCACGTTTTCTTGGGTCGGATTGATCTTCGACGGGCTGCAAGTTTCTGCTGTAGTAAAATTCTATGCCATCGTCTTCGCCGCTGCTGTACGCCATTCTCCCACAATACTTGCTGATTAATGAAACTGCGTACTGAAAGAATCTATATATATTTCTGTGTCTTTATGCACAATTCCACTCTTTCGGAAGATCCTCGATAGAACTATTTGGCGCTCTCCATTAGCAGATTTTTAGACAACGATTTTCGTCTCGAAATTAAAAACTACCCAGTGTTGTCCCCAAAATTTTCTTACGAACAAAATGCAATATAAGCTACACTTCCAGCTAAAAGGAGGTGTAAGGATTAtgttataaataattatatataaaatatgttaagaatatatattaatttaatttacaatatctttatataaaataatattattgtgTCTTTAAATACATTAATTTAAGGTAGGGGAGAGGAACCAGTAGTCGTTAGAgctaacttcgtcaacatgtagccgtcacatggaatatcgtaagacctTCATTTTTTTTTAGATATGTAAAATGGGCATTTAACTacctacaactaaggtttgaaggcatGACTCATCACGCAACGCAACTTGAAAAAATAACACATCTACTAcgaagtgtccaaaaaatgactttttaaagattcgaccaaaacttaatctTAAAAAACCCAATATTTG encodes:
- the LOC131026897 gene encoding U11/U12 small nuclear ribonucleoprotein 31 kDa protein, which encodes MAYSSGEDDGIEFYYSRNLQPVEDQSDPRKRGSGGLVPSKSTVYVGNLDYSLTNNDIFTIFSTFGKVGKVTVMKDRHSRQSKGVAFVLFTAQADAQKAVKEMDGKLLNKRKLRVSIASDNGRATEFIKRRVYKDKSRCYECGEPGHLSYECPKNLLGKRDRPEPKKRRGGVSGANKERGFRDEEDEDEPQFEDDNWASVVDTRGLNERDPGTTRAPHAGKSGSRANKGKNYFSDESGDDD